In the genome of Paraburkholderia azotifigens, the window CGCAGACCATTCGCTGCCGCTGGCTGCGCTACGGGAGACTGGAGAGGGGTATGCGCTTGGTTAGCAGGCTGGCAACGGGCGTGAAATAGCATGTTGCCGTCTGGAGTGCGGGACCCGTAGGGGCCCGCAGGCAAACACAAGAATTAGCGGGGTGAGCGGCTTTCTTTTGCCTACTTTTCTTTGCCGCTGCAAAGAAAAGTAGGTGCCGCCCCGCACAGGGGCGACGCTTGCAGCACCGCTAGGAAATCGCGGATGCCAGCGCAGCAAAAACCAAAAAACCAGAAAAACCAAAAATCGCGACTGCGTCGCAGACAAAAAACCTTATACCGCTGGCACGCGAATCCACCCCTCCATCAACACCCGCGCACTACGACTCATAACAGCCTTCTTCACAACCCATTCACCATCCACAAGAACGGCCTCAGCCCCAACCCGCAGAGTCCCGGAAGGATGCCCGAAGCGCACAGCTTTACGTTCTCCACCGCCGGCAGCAAGATTCACCAAAGTACCAGGAATAGCCGCAGCAGTACCAATAGCGACAGCAGCCGTGCCCATCATCGCATGATGAAGCTTCCCCATCGAAATAGCCCGCACGAGCAGATCAACATCACCGCCAGAAACAGCCTTGCCACTAGAAGCAACATAACCAGCAGGCGCAGCCACAAACGCGATCTTCGGCGTATGCTGCCGTTTCGCGATCTCATCGAGACTCTTGATCAGCCCCATCCTTAGCGCGCCATGCGCACGAATGGTTTCGAACTTCTTCAGAGCCGCGTCATCGCTGTTGATTGCGTCCTGCAACTCAGTACCCGTATAGCCAATCGCGTCGGCATTGACAAAGATAGTCGGAATTCCCGCATTGATCATCGTCGCCTTCAGCGTGCCGAAGCCGGGCACCTCAAGATCATCAACGAGATTCCCAGTCGGGAACATCGAACCCTCCGCGCCTTCTTCCTCGGCAGCAGGATCCATGAACTCGAGCTGCACTTCAGCAGCAGGAAACGTCACGCCATCGAGTTCGAAATCGCCCGTTTCCTGCACGGCGCCGTTGGTCATCGGCACGTGCGCAATGATCGTCTTGCCGATATTCGCCTGCCAGATGCGCACGACAGCGACACCGTTGTCAGGCACGCGTTCAGGGTCGATTAGCCCGCCGCTGATCGCAAACGGTCCCACGGCCGCCGACAGGTTGCCGCAATTGCCGCTCCAGTCGACGAACGGCTTGTCGATCGATACCTGACCGAACAGATAATCCACGTCGTGATCCGGCCTGCTGCTCTTCGCAACGATCACCGTCTTGCTGGTGCTCGACGTCGCGCCACCCATGCCGTCGATCTGCTTGCCATACGGATCGGGACTGCCGATCACGCGCAGCAGCAACGCATCGCGCGCGGCGCCAGGCACTTGCGCCGCTTCGGGCAAGTCCTTTAGCCGAAAGAACACGCCTTTGCTGGTACCGCCGCGCATGTAGGTCGCGGGTATCTTGATCTGAGGTGCGTGTGCCATGTGTTGTGATCCTGATGTGAGTAGGGCGGCACATCGCGCGCCGCCCACATGGAATGCATGAAAAGCGTCGGTCTTACGCCGCGGCCTTCGACGACTCCAGGAAGTCCTGCGCAAAGCGCTGCAGCACGCCGCCCGCTTCGTAGATCGAGACTTCCTCGGCCGTGTCGAGGCGGCACGTGACAGGCACGTCGACGCGCTCGCCGTTCTTTCGATGAATCACGAGCGTCAGGTCCGCGCGCGGCTTACGTTCGCCGATCACGTCGTACGTCTCCGTCCCGTCGATACCGAGTTCAAGCCGGTTCACGCCCGGTTTGAACTCGAGCGGCAGTACACCCATGCCGATCAGGTTGGTGCGGTGAATGCGCTCAAATCCTTCTGCCACGATCGCTTCGACACCCGCGAGCCGCACGCCCTTCGCGGCCCAATCGCGCGACGAACCCTGGCCATAGTCCGCGCCCGCGATGATGATAAGCGGCTGCTTTCGGTCCATGTACGTTTCGATCGCTTCCCACATGCGCGTGACCTTGCCTTCGGGCTCGATGCGCGCCAGCGATCCCTTTTTCAACTGACCGTCGACGACAGCCATTTCATTGATCAGCGTCGGATTCGCAAAGGTCGCGCGCTGCGCAGTGAGGTGATCGCCACGATGCGTTGCGTACGAATTGAAGTCCTCTTCGGGCAGGCCCATTTTCGTGAGGTACTCGCCCGCTGCGCTGTTCGCGAGAATCGCATTCGACGGCGACAGGTGATCGGTCGTAATGTTGTCGCCAAGCACGGCGAGTGGACGCATAGCCTTCAACGTACGTTCGCCCGCGAGCGCACCTTCCCAATACGGCGGACGGCGAATGTACGTGCTTTGCGCGCGCCAGTCGTAGAGCGGGCTGATCGGCTCGCCGCTCGCAGCCGTGACGGCAAACATCGGCTCGTAGACCTTGCGGAACTGCTCGGGCTTCACGCTTTGTTTGACGATCGCGTCAATCTCTTCGTCGCTCGGCCAGATGTCCTTTAGATAAACCGGCTTGCCATCGCGATCGTTGCCGAGCACATCGCGTTCGATATCGAAGCGGATCGTGCCCGCAATCGCATACGCGACCACCAGCGGCGGCGACGCGAGGAACGCCTGCTTCGCATACGGATGAATGCGGCCATCGAAGTTGCGATTGCCCGACAGCACCGCCGTCGCGTACAGATCGCGATCGACGATCTCCTGCTGGATCTTCGGATCGAGCGCGCCTGACATGCCGTTGCACGTCGTGCATGCAAACGCGACGATGCCGAAGCCGAGCTTCTCGAGGTCGGTCAGCAGGTTCGCTTCCTGCAAATACAGTTCGACGGCCTTCGATCCCGGCGCCAGCGACGACTTCACCCAGGGTTTGCGCGTCAGACCACGCGCATTCGCATTGCGCGCGAGCAAGGCCGCCGCGATCACGTTGCGGGGGTTGCTGGTATTCGTGCAGCTCGTGATCGCCGCGATGATGACGGCGCCATCGGGCATCTGTCCCGGCACGTCTTCCCATTTGCCTGCGATGCCGCGCTCGGCAAGGTCCGACGTGGGCAAGCGCTTGTGCGGATTCGACGGCCCCGCCATATTGCGCACGACGGTCGACAGATCGAACCTGAGTACGCGCTCATATTCCGCGTTCTTCAGCGAATCGGCCCACAAACCCGCCGTTTTTGCATACGTTTCGACGAGCTTCACTTGCGCATCGTCGCGACCCGTCAGGCGCAGATAGTCGATGGTCTGTTCGTCGATGAAAAACATCGCCGCCGTCGCGCCATATTCGGGCGCCATGTTGGAGATCGTCGCGCGATCGCCGAGCGTGAGGCTCGACGCGCCTTCGCCACGAAACTCCAGGTACGCGCCGACCACTTTCTCCTTGCGCAGGAATTCCGTGAGCGCGAGCACGATATCGGTGGCCGTGATGCCCGGCTGACGCTTGCCCGACAGTTCGACGCCGACGATATCCGGCAAACGCATCCACGACGCGCGGCCCAGCATCACGTTCTCCGCTTCCAGACCCCCGACGCCGACGGCGATCACGCCCAGCGCATCGACGTGCGGCGTGTGGCTGTCGGTGCCGACGAGCGTGTCGGGATACGCCACGCCATCGACGGCATGAATCACGGGCGACATCCGCTCCAGATTGATCTGATGCATGATGCCGTTGCCGGGCGGAATCACGTCGACGTTCTTGAACGCCTTCTTGGTCCAGTTGATGAAGTCGAAGCGATCTTCATTGCGCCGGTCTTCAATTGCGCGGTTCCTCGCGAACGCATCGGGATCGAATCCGCCGCACTCGACAGCCAGCGAGTGATCGACGATCAGCTGCACGGGCACGACGGGGTTCACCTTCGCGGGATCGCCACCCTGATCGGCGATCGCGTCGCGCAGGCCGGCGAGATCGACGAGCGCGGTCTGACCGAGAATGTCATGGCACACGACGCGCGCCGGAAACCACGGGAAATCCAGCTCACGCTTGCGCTCGACGATCTGCCGGAGTGCGGCGTCGAGCGTCGCGGGATCGCAGCGGCGCACGAGGTTCTCCGCGTGCACGCGCGACGTGTACGGCAGCGCGTCATATGCGCCGGGCTGGATCGCGTCGACGGCGGCGCGTGTGTCGAAGTAGTCCAGCGAAGTGCCGGGCAGTGATTTGCGGTATGCAGTATTCATGGCGTGGGGACACATGCGGTAATAATCGGGAGCGGCCTTGCGTACAGGGCCACGGCGTCACGCCGTATTCTCCCGTCCGTGCGGGTGGATCGCGTTCGTGCGCTTTCCGCGAAGTTTAGCGCGTCAATGGGCGGGCGGTGCAGCAAC includes:
- the prpF gene encoding 2-methylaconitate cis-trans isomerase PrpF, which translates into the protein MAHAPQIKIPATYMRGGTSKGVFFRLKDLPEAAQVPGAARDALLLRVIGSPDPYGKQIDGMGGATSSTSKTVIVAKSSRPDHDVDYLFGQVSIDKPFVDWSGNCGNLSAAVGPFAISGGLIDPERVPDNGVAVVRIWQANIGKTIIAHVPMTNGAVQETGDFELDGVTFPAAEVQLEFMDPAAEEEGAEGSMFPTGNLVDDLEVPGFGTLKATMINAGIPTIFVNADAIGYTGTELQDAINSDDAALKKFETIRAHGALRMGLIKSLDEIAKRQHTPKIAFVAAPAGYVASSGKAVSGGDVDLLVRAISMGKLHHAMMGTAAVAIGTAAAIPGTLVNLAAGGGERKAVRFGHPSGTLRVGAEAVLVDGEWVVKKAVMSRSARVLMEGWIRVPAV
- the acnD gene encoding Fe/S-dependent 2-methylisocitrate dehydratase AcnD — translated: MNTAYRKSLPGTSLDYFDTRAAVDAIQPGAYDALPYTSRVHAENLVRRCDPATLDAALRQIVERKRELDFPWFPARVVCHDILGQTALVDLAGLRDAIADQGGDPAKVNPVVPVQLIVDHSLAVECGGFDPDAFARNRAIEDRRNEDRFDFINWTKKAFKNVDVIPPGNGIMHQINLERMSPVIHAVDGVAYPDTLVGTDSHTPHVDALGVIAVGVGGLEAENVMLGRASWMRLPDIVGVELSGKRQPGITATDIVLALTEFLRKEKVVGAYLEFRGEGASSLTLGDRATISNMAPEYGATAAMFFIDEQTIDYLRLTGRDDAQVKLVETYAKTAGLWADSLKNAEYERVLRFDLSTVVRNMAGPSNPHKRLPTSDLAERGIAGKWEDVPGQMPDGAVIIAAITSCTNTSNPRNVIAAALLARNANARGLTRKPWVKSSLAPGSKAVELYLQEANLLTDLEKLGFGIVAFACTTCNGMSGALDPKIQQEIVDRDLYATAVLSGNRNFDGRIHPYAKQAFLASPPLVVAYAIAGTIRFDIERDVLGNDRDGKPVYLKDIWPSDEEIDAIVKQSVKPEQFRKVYEPMFAVTAASGEPISPLYDWRAQSTYIRRPPYWEGALAGERTLKAMRPLAVLGDNITTDHLSPSNAILANSAAGEYLTKMGLPEEDFNSYATHRGDHLTAQRATFANPTLINEMAVVDGQLKKGSLARIEPEGKVTRMWEAIETYMDRKQPLIIIAGADYGQGSSRDWAAKGVRLAGVEAIVAEGFERIHRTNLIGMGVLPLEFKPGVNRLELGIDGTETYDVIGERKPRADLTLVIHRKNGERVDVPVTCRLDTAEEVSIYEAGGVLQRFAQDFLESSKAAA